From Uloborus diversus isolate 005 chromosome 8, Udiv.v.3.1, whole genome shotgun sequence, a single genomic window includes:
- the LOC129228031 gene encoding zinc finger CCHC domain-containing protein 10-like, with the protein MCSLKASMQLKGKTTYDASNYRCQKCLEKGHFTYECKNKRKYTTRPSRTVLLQKKLRTAEEQEQTSNSTREHNESASSVSKNKNSGKTSKHSSSESSEDSESDSSSSSSSDSSDGSSSSPGSETSTTSSSSSSTSSLSTASSSSDED; encoded by the coding sequence atgTGCAGCTTAAAAGCTTCAATgcaattaaaaggaaaaacaacttACGATGCTTCAAATTACCGTTGTCAAAAGTGCTTAGAAAAGGGACATTTTACATATGAATGTAAAAATAAGAGGAAATATACAACTCGTCCAAGTCGAACTGTTCTGCTTCAGAAAAAACTTCGAACAGCAGAGGAACAAGAACAGACGTCTAATTCAACGAGGGAACATAACGAATCTGCATCATCtgtgagtaaaaataaaaattcgggTAAAACGTCAAAGCACTCCAGTAGTGAATCTTCGGAAGATTCTGAAAGTGATAGCTCAAGCTCTAGTTCATCAGATTCAAGCGACGGCAGCTCTTCTAGTCCTGGCTCCGAAACATCAacaacttcttcttcatcatcttctaCCTCATCTTTGTCCACCGCAAGTTCTAGTTCAGACGAAGATTAA
- the LOC129227602 gene encoding mitochondrial inner membrane protease ATP23 homolog isoform X2 encodes MENSSSDKGPLLKLLISALKSSGCDFDLNRHVCCEPCSKLVTGGYDAEMNQIVVCQNTATNKSSVHGALAHEMIHMFDHCRAELDFRDVDHLLCTEIRAANLMHCSFLSSMVMGTASFIRIKKQHQECVKRKALASLMAVRDISEADANAALDRVFSKCYNDLEPLGRHLRRNSRDMERVYRERYLYGYGFAS; translated from the exons atggaaaactctTCATCAGACAAAG GTCCATTACTGAAGTTGCTGATAAGTGCTTTGAAATCTTCAGGCTG TGACTTCGACTTGAATCGTCACGTTTGCTGCGAACCATGTAGCAAACTTGTTACTGGTGGATATGATGCTGAAATGAACCAGATAGTTGTGTGCCAAAATACTGCTACAAACAAGTCCTCTGTACATGGTGCCTTAGCTCACGAAATGATTCACATGTTTGATCATTGCCGTGCAGAATTAGATTTCAGAGACGTCGACCATTTGCTTTGTACTGAG ATCAGAGCTGCAAATCTCATGCATTGTTCTTTCTTAAGTTCAATGGTCATGGGCACTGCATCTTTCATTCGAATAAAGAAACAACATCAA GAATGTGTTAAAAGAAAAGCTCTAGCATCTCTTATGGCAGTGAGGGATATATCAGAAGCAGATGCAAATGCTGCATTGGACAGGGTATTCTCAAAATGTTATAACGATCTAGAACCCCTTGGTAGACATTTACGGAGAAATTCTAGAGACATGGAGAGAGTTTATCGTGAAAGATACCTCTATGGATATGGCTTTGCTAGCTAG
- the LOC129227602 gene encoding mitochondrial inner membrane protease ATP23 homolog isoform X1 produces MENSSSDKGEDAKHSPENSDFNENSTEETLQGLDFYPERRGGKIARSWFRNLILGEGNDNLQKIRCERNINNVIGQSPLLKLLISALKSSGCDFDLNRHVCCEPCSKLVTGGYDAEMNQIVVCQNTATNKSSVHGALAHEMIHMFDHCRAELDFRDVDHLLCTEIRAANLMHCSFLSSMVMGTASFIRIKKQHQECVKRKALASLMAVRDISEADANAALDRVFSKCYNDLEPLGRHLRRNSRDMERVYRERYLYGYGFAS; encoded by the exons atggaaaactctTCATCAGACAAAGGTGAAGACGCAAAACATAGCCCAGAAAATTctgattttaacgaaaattcaaCAGAAGAAACTCTACAAGGTCTTGACTTTTACCCAGAACGACGAGGAGGGAAAATAGCCCGTAGTTGGTTTCGAAATTTAATTCTTGGTGAAGGGAATgataatttgcagaaaataagatGCGAAAGGAATATCAATAATGTCATCGGACAGA GTCCATTACTGAAGTTGCTGATAAGTGCTTTGAAATCTTCAGGCTG TGACTTCGACTTGAATCGTCACGTTTGCTGCGAACCATGTAGCAAACTTGTTACTGGTGGATATGATGCTGAAATGAACCAGATAGTTGTGTGCCAAAATACTGCTACAAACAAGTCCTCTGTACATGGTGCCTTAGCTCACGAAATGATTCACATGTTTGATCATTGCCGTGCAGAATTAGATTTCAGAGACGTCGACCATTTGCTTTGTACTGAG ATCAGAGCTGCAAATCTCATGCATTGTTCTTTCTTAAGTTCAATGGTCATGGGCACTGCATCTTTCATTCGAATAAAGAAACAACATCAA GAATGTGTTAAAAGAAAAGCTCTAGCATCTCTTATGGCAGTGAGGGATATATCAGAAGCAGATGCAAATGCTGCATTGGACAGGGTATTCTCAAAATGTTATAACGATCTAGAACCCCTTGGTAGACATTTACGGAGAAATTCTAGAGACATGGAGAGAGTTTATCGTGAAAGATACCTCTATGGATATGGCTTTGCTAGCTAG